In the Clostridium beijerinckii genome, one interval contains:
- a CDS encoding ABC transporter ATP-binding protein encodes MIEKKEGLSRMMEFAGKYKFLTLLAFVLSAISAVLALGPFVCLWFVARELITSLPKAPNVMELSFYGWCAVFLAVISMLIYFIALMCSHISAFRIARNMRIKAIHHIVKLPLGFFSSNNTGKLRKVIDDNAGLTETFLAHQLPDLAGAIVSPIAIFVLLFIFDWRLGAVCLIPTVIGVLCLKKLMGGEKADSIEKYQNALEEMSNGAVEYIRGIPVVKVFQQTVFSFKSFHDSINKYSKFASSYAAECQIPMTIFTVAVNGAFAFLIPVGILVIKNTSDYKGFLLDFIFYVLFTPVSVNMLTKIMKIIENIMVAKEAVKRIDAILDEKPLKEPEDPQKINGRRVSFEHVTFTYPGNTSPTVDDISFSISEGETIALVGASGSGKSTVAGLIPRFFDVNKGNVKIDDVDVRDVLKKDLMDKVSFVFQNTRLLKASILENIRIAKPKATIDEVLEAVREAQCSDIIEKFPEGINTVIGGKGIYLSGGECQRIALARAILKDSPIVILDEATAFADPENESQIQKAFEKLTKGKTVLMIAHRLSTICGADKILVMADGRIKEQGKHEELLKEDGIYAHMWKEYGRSISWKVTKKLDENNDSSFKKSKRLGKGNDKTS; translated from the coding sequence ATGATTGAAAAGAAAGAAGGGCTTTCCAGAATGATGGAGTTTGCTGGAAAGTATAAATTTTTAACTTTGCTGGCATTTGTTCTGTCCGCTATAAGTGCAGTTTTAGCATTAGGACCATTTGTCTGTTTATGGTTTGTAGCAAGAGAGCTTATTACGTCACTTCCGAAAGCACCTAATGTTATGGAACTTTCATTTTATGGATGGTGCGCTGTATTTCTAGCTGTAATAAGTATGCTTATATATTTTATAGCACTTATGTGTTCACATATTTCTGCATTTAGGATTGCAAGGAACATGAGAATTAAGGCTATTCATCATATAGTAAAACTTCCATTGGGTTTTTTTTCAAGTAACAATACAGGGAAGCTTCGAAAGGTTATTGATGATAATGCAGGTTTAACAGAGACATTTTTAGCACATCAGCTTCCAGATTTAGCAGGAGCAATAGTATCACCAATTGCAATATTTGTTTTACTGTTTATTTTTGATTGGAGACTTGGAGCAGTGTGCTTAATTCCTACAGTAATAGGTGTTCTTTGCTTGAAAAAATTGATGGGGGGAGAGAAAGCAGATTCTATAGAAAAATATCAAAATGCTCTTGAGGAAATGTCCAATGGAGCTGTGGAATATATCAGAGGAATTCCAGTAGTAAAAGTATTTCAACAAACTGTATTTTCTTTTAAGAGTTTCCACGATTCAATTAATAAATATAGTAAATTTGCATCTAGTTATGCTGCTGAGTGCCAAATTCCTATGACTATCTTCACAGTAGCTGTCAATGGAGCTTTTGCATTTTTGATACCAGTTGGCATTCTCGTTATTAAAAATACATCAGATTATAAAGGTTTTTTACTTGATTTTATATTTTATGTATTATTTACACCAGTAAGCGTTAATATGTTAACTAAGATAATGAAGATAATAGAAAACATTATGGTGGCTAAGGAGGCAGTTAAAAGGATTGATGCTATTTTGGATGAAAAGCCTTTAAAAGAGCCAGAAGATCCACAAAAAATAAATGGAAGAAGAGTTTCTTTTGAACATGTTACGTTCACTTATCCAGGAAATACGTCGCCTACAGTAGATGATATAAGTTTTTCTATTAGTGAAGGTGAAACTATAGCATTAGTAGGGGCATCAGGTAGTGGAAAAAGTACGGTAGCAGGCTTAATACCACGATTTTTCGATGTTAATAAGGGGAATGTTAAAATAGATGATGTTGATGTTCGGGATGTTTTAAAAAAGGATTTAATGGACAAAGTTTCTTTCGTATTTCAAAATACAAGGCTCTTAAAAGCAAGTATCTTAGAAAATATTAGAATAGCAAAACCAAAAGCAACAATAGATGAGGTACTTGAAGCAGTTAGAGAAGCACAATGCTCAGATATTATAGAAAAGTTTCCAGAAGGCATTAATACGGTAATTGGTGGAAAAGGAATATATTTATCTGGTGGAGAGTGTCAGAGAATAGCTTTGGCTAGGGCTATATTAAAAGATTCACCGATTGTAATATTAGACGAGGCAACAGCGTTTGCAGATCCTGAGAATGAGAGTCAAATACAAAAAGCTTTCGAAAAACTTACTAAAGGAAAAACAGTGCTTATGATAGCTCATAGATTATCTACTATATGTGGAGCGGATAAAATCTTAGTTATGGCAGACGGAAGGATAAAAGAGCAAGGAAAGCATGAAGAATTATTAAAAGAGGATGGCATATATGCTCATATGTGGAAAGAGTACGGCAGATCTATTTCATGGAAAGTAACAAAGAAATTAGATGAGAATAACGATAGCTCTTTTAAGAAAAGCAAGAGGTTAGGGAAAGGTAATGATAAGACCAGCTAA
- a CDS encoding helix-turn-helix domain-containing protein, which translates to MERIDILGCGSICIHEIFPGIVLNYEEFKCKELSIFANEQILPQISGEMIEIGYCHEGRIQCEFEGGVCVYMGSGDLYAGLMGKYPPVNTFPMAEYKGISIYIYIDELSKCLPEILKGSLIDIKTFQKRLFSSEKHFAKVGNCINWVGGKIERIFLDLFSLPDLPEAAIESYLKIKVLELILLLNETCANENEAKNKYYLKAQTEIVKNVHDELIKNLSNNLTLKQLAEKYNISQSGLSSCFKAIYGKSIAKYIKEYRIEYAASLLRKTDETVMNISATVGYENQSKFAAAFKEAIGVNPTEYRKGDMTTFEN; encoded by the coding sequence TTGGAGAGAATAGATATTCTAGGGTGTGGTAGTATTTGCATACATGAAATATTTCCAGGAATTGTACTTAACTATGAAGAATTTAAGTGTAAAGAGTTGTCAATATTCGCAAATGAACAAATCCTACCTCAAATAAGTGGGGAAATGATTGAAATTGGTTATTGCCATGAAGGGCGTATTCAGTGCGAATTTGAGGGAGGTGTATGTGTTTATATGGGAAGTGGAGATTTGTATGCAGGGCTTATGGGAAAATATCCTCCAGTTAACACTTTTCCGATGGCAGAGTATAAAGGAATTTCTATATACATTTATATTGATGAACTTTCTAAGTGTTTACCTGAAATTTTAAAAGGCTCCTTGATTGACATAAAGACTTTTCAGAAGAGGTTGTTTTCTTCAGAAAAACATTTTGCAAAGGTTGGAAATTGCATTAATTGGGTAGGAGGGAAGATAGAAAGAATTTTTCTTGATTTATTTAGTTTACCTGATTTGCCAGAAGCAGCTATAGAAAGCTATTTAAAGATTAAAGTGTTAGAACTTATTTTGCTTTTAAATGAAACCTGTGCCAATGAAAATGAAGCTAAAAATAAATACTATTTAAAAGCACAAACTGAAATTGTGAAAAATGTTCATGATGAGCTTATTAAAAATCTATCGAATAATCTTACACTTAAGCAGTTGGCAGAAAAATATAATATAAGTCAATCAGGGCTTAGCAGTTGCTTTAAAGCTATTTATGGTAAAAGCATTGCAAAATATATAAAGGAGTACCGAATAGAATATGCTGCATCTTTGCTTAGAAAAACTGATGAAACTGTTATGAATATATCAGCAACAGTTGGATATGAAAACCAAAGCAAATTTGCAGCGGCTTTTAAGGAAGCAATTGGGGTGAATCCAACAGAATATAGAAAAGGAGATATGACTACATTTGAAAATTGA
- a CDS encoding DUF2325 domain-containing protein has protein sequence MSIVIIGGHDRMVCEYKKICKNYNCKAKVFTQMQSNLKKQIGKPDLLVLFTNTVSHKMIQCVLSNTDTNEAELIRCHQSSGTALKKILEYKCSNINSNN, from the coding sequence ATGAGTATTGTTATAATTGGTGGCCATGATCGAATGGTTTGTGAATACAAAAAAATATGTAAGAATTATAATTGTAAAGCAAAGGTCTTTACTCAAATGCAAAGTAATTTAAAAAAGCAAATTGGAAAGCCTGACCTACTTGTATTGTTCACAAATACTGTATCACATAAAATGATACAATGCGTGTTATCTAATACTGATACAAATGAAGCTGAATTAATACGATGTCATCAGAGCAGTGGAACTGCCTTAAAAAAAATATTAGAATACAAGTGTTCTAATATTAATAGTAATAATTAA
- a CDS encoding metal-dependent transcriptional regulator, translating into MAINESVENYLETILILSQKSHAVRSIDVATELNFKKSSVSVAMKNLREKEYISIADDGNIVLTDAGKEIANMVYEKHTFLSNWLKSIGVDEKVAVEDACRIEHVISNESFEAMKKYVNKNT; encoded by the coding sequence ATGGCTATAAATGAATCAGTCGAAAACTATTTAGAAACAATTTTAATTTTAAGCCAAAAATCACATGCAGTTCGTTCTATTGATGTTGCTACAGAACTTAATTTTAAAAAATCCAGTGTAAGCGTTGCTATGAAAAATCTTCGCGAAAAAGAATATATATCTATAGCAGATGATGGAAATATAGTTCTCACTGACGCGGGTAAAGAAATAGCAAATATGGTCTATGAAAAGCACACTTTTCTTTCTAACTGGTTAAAATCTATTGGTGTAGATGAGAAAGTTGCTGTTGAAGATGCATGTAGAATTGAACATGTTATAAGCAATGAGAGTTTTGAGGCTATGAAGAAATATGTGAATAAAAATACTTAA
- a CDS encoding Lsa family ABC-F type ribosomal protection protein — translation MSLINVTNLTFSYDGNYDTIFENVSFQIDTDWKLGFTGRNGRGKTTFFNLLLGKYEYTGNISTNVNFEYFPYEVEEQENFTIDIIKEISPNSMDWEIMKELSMLDIDDDVLYRQFYTLSKGEQTKALLAAMFLKENSFLLIDEPTNHLDAEARKKLSNYLRKKKGFILISHDRAFLDNCIDHILSINKTNIEIQKGDFSSWWENKKRQDGYELAENEKLRRDINRLSESAKRTSSWSSEVEKSKKGTTNSGSKIDKGYVGHKSAKMMKRSKSIENRREASIEEKSKLLKNIESSDSLKISQLAYHKNKLLELENVSIFYGHTMVCKDISFSIEQGERISLKGKNGSGKSSIIKLICDENIKYTGTFRKGSGLKISYVSQDTSYLKGNLTNYAFENSIDESLFKAILRKLDFSREQFEKDISSFSGGQKKKVLIAKSLCEKAHLYIWDEPLNFIDVISRMQIEELLLEYSPTLLFVEHDSEFCKNVATKFVEL, via the coding sequence ATGTCTTTAATAAATGTTACAAACCTTACCTTCTCTTATGATGGAAATTACGATACTATTTTTGAAAATGTTAGTTTCCAGATTGATACTGATTGGAAATTGGGATTTACGGGAAGGAATGGACGAGGAAAGACTACTTTTTTTAATCTTTTACTTGGAAAATATGAATATACTGGAAATATATCAACCAATGTAAATTTTGAATACTTTCCATATGAGGTAGAAGAACAAGAAAATTTTACAATAGATATTATAAAGGAAATTAGCCCAAATTCAATGGATTGGGAAATAATGAAAGAACTATCAATGCTAGATATAGACGACGATGTTCTATATAGACAATTTTACACTCTATCAAAAGGAGAGCAGACTAAGGCATTGTTAGCAGCTATGTTTTTGAAGGAAAATTCATTTCTACTTATTGATGAACCTACAAATCATCTGGATGCTGAAGCTAGAAAAAAACTTAGTAATTATTTAAGAAAAAAGAAAGGATTTATTTTAATTTCGCATGATAGGGCCTTTCTAGACAATTGTATTGATCATATTCTCTCAATAAATAAGACAAATATAGAAATACAGAAAGGTGATTTCTCAAGTTGGTGGGAAAATAAAAAGAGACAGGATGGATATGAGTTAGCAGAAAACGAAAAACTTAGGAGAGACATTAATCGTTTATCAGAATCTGCTAAGCGAACTAGTAGTTGGTCAAGTGAAGTGGAAAAATCAAAAAAAGGAACAACTAACTCTGGCTCTAAGATTGATAAAGGCTATGTTGGTCATAAATCTGCTAAAATGATGAAGCGTTCCAAATCAATTGAAAATAGACGGGAGGCTTCAATTGAAGAAAAATCTAAGCTTTTAAAAAATATTGAAAGCTCAGACAGCTTGAAAATCTCTCAGCTTGCTTATCATAAAAATAAGCTTTTGGAACTTGAAAATGTGTCGATATTTTATGGACATACAATGGTTTGTAAAGATATCAGCTTTAGTATTGAACAAGGTGAAAGAATATCACTTAAAGGTAAAAATGGAAGTGGAAAATCAAGTATTATCAAGCTTATTTGTGATGAGAATATAAAATATACAGGTACTTTTAGAAAAGGCAGCGGACTAAAAATATCATACGTGTCACAGGATACCTCTTATCTTAAGGGAAATTTGACTAACTATGCTTTTGAAAACAGCATTGATGAAAGTCTTTTTAAAGCAATTTTGAGAAAACTCGATTTTTCAAGAGAGCAATTTGAGAAGGATATATCATCCTTTAGTGGTGGGCAAAAGAAAAAAGTACTGATTGCAAAAAGTCTTTGTGAAAAAGCTCACTTGTATATTTGGGATGAACCCCTTAATTTCATTGATGTTATCTCTCGTATGCAGATAGAAGAGTTGTTGCTTGAATATTCGCCAACACTATTATTTGTAGAACATGACAGTGAGTTTTGCAAAAATGTTGCAACAAAGTTTGTGGAGCTTTAG
- a CDS encoding zinc-ribbon domain-containing protein, with protein sequence MQDKTLVCKDCGNEFVFTTGEQEFYKEKGFDNEPVRCPDCRRARKQQNNRR encoded by the coding sequence ATGCAAGATAAAACTTTAGTATGTAAAGATTGTGGAAATGAATTTGTTTTCACAACTGGAGAACAAGAATTCTACAAAGAAAAAGGATTTGACAACGAACCAGTTAGATGTCCTGATTGTAGAAGAGCTAGAAAGCAACAAAATAATAGAAGATAG
- the hisS gene encoding histidine--tRNA ligase yields the protein MKNNKIQPSILPGFMELLPKEQQIFKDIVRKITKVYEENGFLEIDTPVIEKSEVLLAKSAGETEKQVYRFNKGSNDLSLRFDLTVPFARYSAQYFNELTFPFKRYQIGKVYRGERNQRGRYREFYQCDIDIIGNNKLSINNDSFVISMVSKGFKAIGLKKYKFQISNRKILSAILNNLEIVNATEVLILIDKYDKIGEEEFKKSLNELIGVEKADVINKIINISGSNESILDQLKKLNFNSEEFQKGLEELEAVKKMLKLFGVEDNEYAINLKIIRGLDYYTGTVFETFLMENEKYGSICSGGRYDNLAQNYTDKVLPGVGISIGLTRLFFVLKEIGFINSYKIEKSMEYLIIPIGDTLEYCTEIYKKLIDKEKYVEIYLEGDKLKKKLNYANKLGIQKVILIGEDEVISKQVKIKDMISGEEKIVDIERL from the coding sequence ATGAAGAACAATAAAATACAACCAAGTATATTACCAGGATTTATGGAGCTATTGCCTAAGGAGCAACAAATATTTAAAGACATAGTAAGAAAAATAACTAAAGTATATGAAGAAAATGGATTTTTGGAAATTGATACTCCAGTCATCGAAAAGTCTGAAGTATTATTAGCTAAAAGTGCAGGAGAGACAGAAAAACAAGTTTATAGATTCAATAAGGGAAGTAACGATTTATCTTTGAGATTTGATTTAACAGTGCCTTTTGCAAGATATTCAGCGCAGTATTTTAATGAATTAACCTTCCCATTTAAAAGGTATCAAATTGGAAAGGTATATAGAGGTGAAAGAAATCAGAGAGGAAGATACAGGGAATTCTATCAGTGTGACATTGATATTATAGGTAATAACAAGCTTAGTATTAATAATGATTCATTTGTAATCAGTATGGTTTCTAAAGGATTTAAGGCTATCGGTTTAAAAAAATATAAATTTCAAATAAGCAATAGAAAGATATTATCAGCGATTTTAAATAATTTAGAGATTGTTAATGCAACTGAAGTTCTAATATTAATTGATAAATACGATAAGATAGGTGAGGAGGAATTTAAGAAATCATTAAATGAATTAATTGGAGTGGAAAAGGCAGATGTTATTAATAAAATTATAAATATAAGTGGAAGCAATGAAAGTATATTAGATCAACTAAAGAAGTTAAATTTCAATTCAGAGGAGTTTCAAAAAGGTTTGGAAGAACTTGAGGCAGTTAAAAAAATGCTTAAGCTTTTTGGTGTAGAAGATAATGAATATGCAATTAACTTAAAAATAATAAGAGGACTTGATTATTATACAGGGACAGTATTTGAAACATTTTTAATGGAGAATGAAAAATATGGCTCTATATGTTCAGGTGGAAGATATGATAACTTAGCACAAAATTACACAGATAAAGTATTACCTGGAGTAGGTATATCCATCGGTCTTACGAGATTATTTTTTGTATTAAAAGAAATAGGATTTATTAATAGCTACAAGATAGAGAAATCAATGGAATATTTAATAATACCAATTGGTGATACACTTGAATATTGCACTGAGATATATAAAAAATTAATTGATAAAGAAAAATATGTAGAAATATATCTTGAAGGTGATAAATTAAAGAAAAAACTTAACTATGCTAATAAATTGGGGATACAGAAAGTAATATTAATAGGTGAAGATGAAGTAATAAGCAAACAAGTTAAAATAAAAGATATGATTAGTGGTGAAGAAAAAATAGTTGATATTGAGAGACTGTAA
- a CDS encoding MATE family efflux transporter translates to MREELLTKEPVALMIKLCVPAVLGMLVIGLYSFVDAIYAGQMIGTNAMGAVSVAYPFTLINSGISTLIGMGSASVLSRAIGKKDSDIINKIMGNLLVLILIFSAIVTVIGVVFAREMLLISGANGEILDLAVRYMRIVFIGSFFINFAQSANMIMRAEGRMKKAMIFMAIGAITNIILAPIMIILFNHQVEGAAVATLLSQIIQAVITMIYFIKESENIRFHGFKIEFDLLPEIFSIGFSAMLMQIMMFIQQVVIYKMASTYGGNSEIILIGAALRVLAFSFIPLWGMGQGLQPVVGTNYGAKQYDRVKKSINVFVAGATILALCFWIPIQLFPKEILSLFIKDGSIVYEGINNFRLMYIIFPVLGFWIMSVTAFQSVGKGKNASVLVILRQIALIVPLIIILPMLMGIEGVWAAVPITDGIVFIVTIIMMISEYKRIGKAYQSKVEVEGKGNKKLLG, encoded by the coding sequence ATGAGAGAAGAATTATTAACAAAGGAGCCAGTTGCACTTATGATAAAGCTTTGCGTTCCTGCAGTACTTGGAATGCTTGTAATTGGCTTATATTCATTTGTGGATGCTATTTATGCAGGACAAATGATTGGTACAAATGCTATGGGGGCAGTGTCTGTAGCTTATCCTTTCACTTTAATAAATAGTGGGATTTCAACTTTAATTGGTATGGGATCTGCGTCTGTTTTGTCTAGGGCTATTGGGAAAAAAGATAGTGATATTATAAATAAAATAATGGGAAATTTATTGGTGCTTATACTTATTTTTTCAGCAATTGTAACTGTAATAGGAGTGGTATTTGCACGAGAAATGCTCTTAATTAGTGGTGCAAATGGAGAAATATTGGATTTAGCAGTGCGATATATGCGAATAGTATTTATAGGCTCATTTTTTATAAACTTTGCGCAAAGTGCTAATATGATCATGCGTGCTGAGGGACGAATGAAAAAAGCCATGATTTTTATGGCGATTGGAGCAATAACTAACATTATCCTTGCACCTATTATGATTATATTATTTAATCACCAAGTAGAAGGAGCAGCAGTTGCAACTTTATTGTCGCAAATTATACAAGCTGTTATTACGATGATTTATTTTATAAAAGAAAGTGAAAATATTCGCTTTCATGGCTTTAAAATTGAATTTGATTTGCTTCCAGAAATATTTTCAATTGGATTTTCAGCTATGTTAATGCAAATAATGATGTTTATACAACAAGTAGTGATTTATAAAATGGCTTCTACTTATGGAGGAAATTCAGAAATTATTTTAATAGGAGCTGCATTACGTGTATTAGCATTTTCGTTTATTCCACTATGGGGAATGGGACAGGGATTACAACCAGTTGTTGGTACAAATTATGGAGCAAAACAGTATGACAGAGTAAAGAAAAGTATAAACGTATTTGTAGCTGGTGCAACAATTCTAGCCTTATGTTTCTGGATACCAATTCAGCTTTTTCCCAAAGAAATCCTTTCATTATTTATAAAAGATGGTTCAATTGTTTATGAAGGAATAAATAATTTTAGATTGATGTATATTATTTTTCCGGTTTTAGGCTTTTGGATTATGTCAGTAACAGCATTCCAATCAGTAGGAAAAGGAAAAAATGCAAGTGTATTAGTTATATTAAGACAAATTGCATTAATTGTTCCACTTATTATTATATTACCAATGTTAATGGGAATCGAAGGTGTATGGGCAGCTGTTCCCATAACTGATGGAATTGTATTTATTGTAACTATTATTATGATGATTAGCGAATACAAGAGAATTGGAAAAGCTTATCAAAGTAAGGTGGAAGTAGAGGGTAAAGGGAATAAAAAGTTATTAGGCTAG
- a CDS encoding ABC transporter ATP-binding protein, whose product MLKVVKRIIDLSGDNSKRMYISFVYALMQALFSTLPVLGASYVLKLIIENIEGITVITINQVWFCLGYMIFAVLGRMLFSYLVATSQESIGYEVFAEQRLKIGDTLKRVPMGFFGEKDMGEITSSVTTDLSFVENNAMKLINKVVNGYISSITISLCLMFFDFRIGLITLGGIIVTSLVMIYISKRSRIVAPIRQANQAGLVTAIIEYIRGISIVKAFKQDGIAKESIENAFEKSRKTNYGIEQEFVPVTSVYIFIFKLASVGIIFASGIFAINGSMEVSTMLMMITFSFIIYGHVEQIGNSSNMIRMIDASLDRVDAVKNVEPIDKNSKPVLLDSYDICFDKVSFAYDKKNVLQDVSFFIPENTTTAIVGTSGGGKSTICSLIARFYDVQRGAISIGGVNVRDITCDSLLSNISMVFQKVYLFQDTILNNIRFGNPSASIEEVIIAAKKSRCHDFIMEFSDKYNTVVGEGGASLSGGQKQSISIARAILKDAPIIILDEATASVDPENEHYIQEAINALTNGKTIIIIAHRLATIQNADQILVISDGKVIQKGTHKQLINQEGLYNRFINIRKKAEGWSLAQ is encoded by the coding sequence ATGTTAAAGGTAGTTAAAAGGATCATTGATTTATCTGGTGATAATTCTAAACGTATGTATATCAGCTTTGTTTATGCATTAATGCAGGCATTATTCTCGACTTTGCCAGTTCTTGGAGCTTCATATGTTTTGAAATTAATTATTGAAAACATTGAAGGTATAACGGTTATAACAATTAATCAAGTATGGTTTTGCTTAGGATATATGATTTTTGCAGTCTTAGGCAGAATGTTGTTTTCATATTTAGTAGCTACTTCACAAGAAAGCATAGGGTATGAAGTGTTTGCAGAGCAGCGCCTTAAAATTGGTGATACCTTAAAGCGTGTTCCAATGGGATTTTTTGGTGAGAAAGATATGGGAGAAATTACTTCTTCTGTAACAACAGATCTTTCATTTGTTGAAAATAATGCAATGAAATTGATTAACAAAGTCGTAAATGGGTATATTAGTTCAATTACAATCTCATTATGTTTAATGTTTTTTGATTTTAGAATTGGCTTAATCACTCTTGGCGGAATAATAGTAACATCTTTAGTAATGATTTATATAAGCAAAAGGAGCAGAATTGTAGCGCCAATACGTCAAGCAAATCAAGCTGGATTAGTAACGGCCATAATTGAATATATCAGAGGTATATCAATTGTAAAAGCTTTTAAACAGGATGGAATTGCTAAAGAGAGCATAGAAAATGCATTTGAGAAAAGCCGTAAAACAAATTATGGAATAGAGCAGGAATTTGTGCCAGTGACATCCGTTTATATATTTATCTTTAAACTTGCATCTGTAGGTATAATTTTTGCATCGGGAATATTTGCTATAAATGGATCTATGGAAGTATCTACTATGCTTATGATGATTACTTTTTCATTTATAATCTATGGTCATGTTGAGCAGATTGGAAATTCTTCAAATATGATACGAATGATTGATGCATCTCTTGATCGTGTAGATGCTGTTAAAAATGTAGAACCTATTGATAAAAATAGTAAGCCTGTATTATTAGATTCCTATGATATATGTTTTGATAAAGTTAGCTTTGCATATGATAAAAAAAATGTTCTTCAAGATGTGTCGTTTTTTATTCCTGAAAATACCACAACTGCAATTGTCGGTACATCTGGAGGTGGGAAATCCACAATATGCAGTTTAATTGCAAGATTTTATGATGTACAGCGAGGAGCTATAAGCATAGGAGGAGTGAACGTAAGGGATATTACCTGCGATAGCTTATTATCTAATATAAGTATGGTATTTCAAAAAGTATATTTATTTCAAGATACTATTTTGAATAATATCCGGTTTGGAAATCCATCTGCATCAATTGAAGAAGTTATAATAGCAGCTAAAAAATCACGCTGCCATGATTTTATAATGGAATTTTCAGATAAATATAATACTGTAGTTGGAGAAGGCGGGGCATCTTTATCAGGAGGTCAAAAACAAAGTATTTCAATTGCAAGAGCAATTTTAAAGGATGCACCTATTATTATTCTTGATGAAGCTACAGCAAGTGTTGATCCAGAAAATGAGCATTATATTCAAGAAGCTATTAATGCTTTAACTAATGGAAAAACAATTATAATTATTGCTCATCGTCTTGCAACAATTCAAAATGCAGATCAGATTTTAGTAATTAGTGATGGAAAAGTAATTCAAAAAGGAACACATAAGCAGTTAATTAATCAAGAGGGGCTTTATAATAGATTCATAAATATTAGAAAAAAAGCAGAAGGGTGGAGCTTGGCACAATAA